GACCGGGGCACGGTCGAGGTGGCCGGTGAGGTCGTGCACAGCGCCGGCCGCACGGTCTGCCGCGACCTGCCCCGGCTGCGCCGCACCGTCGGCATGGTCTTCCAGCGGTTCAACCTCTTCCCGCACCTCACGGCCGTGGAGAACGTCGTGCTGGCCCAGCGCAAGGCAGGCGTCCCGGAGCAGGAGGCGCTGGAGCGGGCCGTCACGCTGCTGCGCCGGGTCGGCGTCGCACACCGCGGACTCGCCCAGCCCGACCAGCTCTCCGGCGGCGAACAGCAGCGCGTCGCCATCGCGCGGGCGCTCGCGCTCAAGCCGGAGGTGCTGCTCTTCGACGAGCCCACCTCCTCCCTCGACCCGGAGGCCACCCGGGAGGTCCTGGCCGTGATGCGGGAACTCGCCGCGGACGGAATGACCATGCTGCTGGTCACCCACGAACTGCCCTTCGCCCGTGAGGTGTCCGACCACGTCGTCTTCGTCGACGGCGGCCGGATCGTGGAGGAGGGAGCCCCGCGGGACGTCCTCGACAACCCCGCCCAGGC
The nucleotide sequence above comes from Streptomyces sp. NL15-2K. Encoded proteins:
- a CDS encoding amino acid ABC transporter ATP-binding protein is translated as MTEPVTTAEAVTDAPTDAVVRIEGLSKSFDGRLVLDDVNLEVDRGRIVSVIGQSGGGKTTLMRCVNLLERPDRGTVEVAGEVVHSAGRTVCRDLPRLRRTVGMVFQRFNLFPHLTAVENVVLAQRKAGVPEQEALERAVTLLRRVGVAHRGLAQPDQLSGGEQQRVAIARALALKPEVLLFDEPTSSLDPEATREVLAVMRELAADGMTMLLVTHELPFAREVSDHVVFVDGGRIVEEGAPRDVLDNPAQARTREFLASYEPAS